CGGCGAACGCGGTCTCGGTGAAGGCGTCGCTGCCGCCGGCGAGCATCGCGTCCGCGCGGCCGGCGGAGATCGCCTCGGCGGCGTGCGCGATGGCGTGGGCGCCGGAGGCGCAGGCGGTGTTGACGCTCAGCGCGGGGCCCTTGAGACGGAAGGCGCTGCTGAGTGCCTCGGCGATGGCCTGCGGGGGGACCAGCAGGTAGTGCCGGCCGTCGTCGGGGGGCGCGGTGCCCTCGCGGCTGCGGCGGGCGAGTTTCTCGGCGGTGCGCAGGCCGCCGTTGCAGGAGCCGAAGGCGACGCCCCAGCGTTCGGCGGGCAGCGCGCCCAGGCCCGCGCCGGCCATCGCCTCCTGGGCGGCGGTCAGCGCGAAGTCCATCGCCGGCTCGCGCTCGCGGCCGCCGAAGGAGGCCAGGTAGTCGTAGGCGGGCCGGGAGGGGTCGGGTACCTCGCCGCCGATGGCCGTGCCGTAGCCGTCCATCGGCATGCCGCGGACCGGGCCGATGGCGGAATGCCCGGCCCGGATGCCCTCCCACAGCGCCGTGGCGCCCTCGCCCTGGGCGGTCACGGCGCCGACGCCGCAGACCACCACGGTCCGGGGCCGGGCCGCGGCGTCCGGCCGGGTGTCGTGGTCGTAGACGTCGGTCATGGCCGCACTCCTTTCGGGGATGCCGTGTGTTGCGGGCATTCCAGCTGCTGCGGGTATCGCGGGTATGGCGGGTGAACCGGGTGCTGCTGATGTGCCGGGTGTGCCAGGCGTGTTGGGTATGGCCGGTGTGCCGGGTGCGGCTGGCGGGCCGGGTGCGGCCGGTGTGCGGGGTATGGCGGGTGTGTCGGGCTGCCGGGTCACGAGGGCCGTCCCAGGGCGACGGCGACGGCCTGCCCCTCCAGGCCGCGGGCCAGGGCCAGGGCGCTGTCGGGGCGGGTGTGGCGGGGGCTGAGCGGGACGTAGTCGAGGTCGCACTCGGGGGCGGGGCGGTGCAGGTTGAGGGTGGCGGGCACGGTGCCGCTGTCCAGGGCGAGCGCGGCGACGGCCGCGTTCAGTGCGCCGGCGCCGCCGACCAGGTGCCCGGTCTGTGGTTTGACGCTGCTGATCTGGGCGGACTTGGCGGCGGTGCCGAGCGCGTCGTGCAGGGCGACGGTCTCGCTGGCGTCGCCCTGCGGGGTGGCGCAGCCGTGCGCGGCGATGTAGCCGCCGTCGGGGAAGGGGCGTTCGGCGTCGCGCAGGGCGCGGGTGATCGCGCGGGCCAGGCCGCGGGCGCGGGGCTGGGGGCTGGGCGGGCGGACGCAGTCGTTGCCGGCGCCGAATCCGGTGACTTCGGCGTAGCAGTGGGCGCCGCGGGCCAGGGCGTGTGCGCGTTCCTCCAGGACGAGCAGGGCGGCGCCCTCGCCGAACACGGAGCCGGAGCGGTCGCGGTCGAAGGGGCGGAAGGCCTCCTGGCCGAGGTCGGTGCGGGTGCTCAGGACGCCGAGGCCGTCCATCTTGGACATCGCCCACCAGCCGGTGGCGTCGTCGTAGCCGCCGGCGAGGACCACGTCGGCCTCGCCGCGGCGTACGGTGCGCATGGCCCGGCCGATCGCCATCGCGCCGGAGTCGGCGGTGCCGGCGAAGTAGGCGTTGGCGCCGCGGATGCCGTACTTCTCGGAGATGTGGAAGGCGGCGGCGGGCTGCAGTCCCTCGACGAAGAACAGCGGGGCGACCACCGAGGAGGCGGTGCGGCCGAGCAGGTGCAGGTCGGGGGTGCCGTCGTCGGCGCGGACGGCCTGGAGCTGGGCGATGAGTTCGTCCATGCGGGGCATTTCCTTGTTGCTGCCGAGGAAGAGCCCGGTGCGCTGTCCCAGGTCGCTCTCGCCGTCCAGGCCCGCGTCGCGCAGGGCCAGGGTGGCGCCGGCCAGGGCCAGTTGGTCGCCGCGGCACAGCATGCGCAGGGTGCGCCGGCCGGCCCACCGGGTGGGGTCGAAGCCGTGGATCTCGGCGCCGATGCCGGTGCGCAGCGGGGCCGGGTCGTAGGCGCGCAGCGGGCCGATGCCGCAGCGGCCCTCCAGCAGGCTGTCCCAGGTCTCGGCGGCGCTCTGGCCGATCGCGGTCATCAGGCCGATGCCGGTGACCATCACGCGGCGGCGCTGCTCGCTCATGCTGTGCCCTCCCAGGTCGTCGTGGCGCTGACCAGGGTCAGGGCGCGGACGGTGGCGACCACCCGGCCCTCGACCCGGGCGGTGGCCCGGCATTCGGTGCGCTGCCGGCTGTGTTCGCTCACCTCGACGGTGAGGTGCACCTGGTCGCCGGGGCCGACGAAGTGCTTGAAGCGCACCCCGCGCACGCCGGCCAGGCGCCAGGCGCCCGGGCCGGCGGCGGTGCGGGCCAGGGCGGCCAGGCTCTCCAGCAGCAGCACGCCGGGCAGGACGGGGTGGCGCGGGAAGTGGGCGGTGAAGCACGCCAGGGTGGCCGGCACGTTGCGCACGGCCACGGCCCGTTCGCCCTCGGCGAGTTCCAGCAGCCGGTCGAAGGCCGGCAGTCCCCCGGTGCCGGCCGGCGCCTGCGCGACGGCGGCGGTCTGCGGGGTGGTGGCGGTCTGCGGGGCGGTGGCGGTCTGCGGGGCGGTGGTGGCGGCACCCTGCGGGGCGGTCTGCGGGGCGGTGGTGGTCATGTGTCCTCCCGCGGGGCGCCGATGACGAGGCTGGTGTTGCTGCCGCCGAACGCGAACGCGTTGATGAGGGCCGCGTCCACCGGCATCGGGCGGGCGGTGTGCGGCACGTAGTCGAGGTCGAGGCCGCGGTCGGGCTGGTCGAGGTTGACGGTGGGCGGGACCAGGCGGTGGCGGATCGCGCCGAGTGCGGCCAGCACGCCCAGGCCCAGGCTGGCCGAGGTGAGGTGGCCGGCCATCGACTTGGGGGCGCTGACGACCAGGCGGCGGGCGTCGTCGGCGAACACCTTCTTGATGGCGACGGTCTCGGACTGGTCGTTGCCGTGGGTGCTGGTGCCGTGCGCGACGACGTAGTCGATGCCGCCGGTGCCCACGCCCGACTCGGCCAGTGCCGCCTGCATGGCCTGGATCGCGCCGGAGCCGTCGGGCGGCGAGTCGGTGATGCGCCAGGCGTTGAGGGTGGAGCCGTAGCCGAGGACCTCGCCGAGGACCGGTGCGCCGCGTTCGCGGGCGGCATCCAGGTCCTCCAGGACCACGGCGACGGCGCCCTCGCCGACCACGAAGCCGGAGCGGTCGGCGTCGAAGGGCCGTGAGGCGTGCTCGGGGTCGTCGTTGTGACGGTCGGTCAGGGCGCCCAGCAGGCTGAAGCCGAGCAGGTCGAGCCAGGTGGTCAGGGAGTCGTAGCCGCCGGCGACCATCAGCTGGGCGTCGCCCTCCTGGATGGCGCGGAAGGCCTCCCCGATGGCGTGCCCGGATCCGGAGCAGGCGGTGGAGATGCCGATCATCGGGCCGGTCGCGGACATCATCCGGGCCATGGCGCTCAGCGGCACGTTCTGGTCGTCGGTCAGGGTGACGGCCGGCGGGTGGCACAGGAAGGCGTCCGGGCGGCCGGTGGTGGCGCGCAGGTGACCGACGTCGAGGAGGGCCTGCAGTTCGGGCCGGCCGACGCTGGCGCCCATGGCGACACCGCGCTCGTCGAAGGGGTACACGTCCTCGCCGAGTTCGTCGGCGCCCGCGTTGCGCAGTGCCTCCCAGGCGGCCGCGACGCCGAACTGGCCGACCCGGGAGAGGTGTTTGCGTCCCACCCGGGCGGGGATCGCCGTGGCCGCGTCGAAGTCCTTGACCTGGGCGGCGATACGCACCGGGAAGCCGGAGGCGTCGAAGGTGGTGAGCGGGCCGACGCCGCTGCGTCCGGCGGCCAGCGACTGCCAGGTGCTGTCGGCGTCGTTGCCGAGCGGGGTGACGGCCCCCACTCCGGTGATGGCTACACGGGTCATCCCACCGGCCCTCCGCCCTGCAGCTGGTGCGCCATGCGCCGGGTGTCGGCCGGGTCGTCGAGGCGCTCGGCGTCGATGAGCGCGCACAGGATGCCGCTCGCGCTCAGGACGTCCTCGCCGTCCGCGGTCACGGTGCCGTCCAGGAGGGCGGCCTCCTCGGTCATCGACTCGATGGTGGCCCGCATGCGCAGTACCTCCCCGGGGCGTACGGCGCGGTGCGCGGTGGCCTCGCCGACGGCGAGGAGCGCGGCACGCAGCCGGTGGTCGGTGGAGAGCATGATCAGCCAGGTCGCCGACTGGCACAGCGCCTCCAGGGCCAGCCCGAAGGGCAGTGCCGGTCCGCTCCCGGTGTCCTGCCAGTAGGTCTCGTCGACGGAGGTGACCTTGCGCGCGGTGATGTGCTCCCGCGGCGTCCAGGTCTCGATCCGGTCGATCAGATGGAATCGCATCGTCGTCTCTTCTTCCGTTCCCTCACGGTCCGTTACGGACGGCCGATGCCCAGCTGGGCGGAGAACCCGCCGTCGACGCAGAGCAGTTCGCCGGTGGTGTAGCCGGAGTCGGGTCCGGCCAGGAACACCGCTGCCGCGGCGACCTGCTCGACGGTGGCGAAGCGGCGCAGCGGTATCTGCCGCTTGATGCTGCGGCCGCCGTCGCGCTGCATCACCCCGTCCACCAGGTCGGTCGGGGTGAACCCGGCCAGGACCGCGTTGACCCGCACGCCGAAGCGGGCGAGTTCGATCGCCGCGCAGCGGGTGAAGGAGTTCAGCGCGCCCTTGGAGGCCGAGTAGTTGGCCTGGCCGATCCAGCCGCGCTCGCCCATGGCCGAGGAGATGTTGACGATCGTGGCGTCGCCGTGGGCCATGAACTGCTCCATGACGGCGTGCGTGCAGTGGTACGCGCCGCCGAAGTTGACTTTCATGACGTTCAGCCAGGCGTCCGGCGGCGCGTCGTAGATGAGGCCGTCGTCGCTGGTGCCCGCGTTGTTGACGAGCACGTCGAGGGAGCCGAGGAGGCGGGTGGCCTCCTGCACCAGGCGGGCGGCCTGCTGCGGGTCGGCGACGTCGGCGCCGATCGCCACGGCCCGGCCGCCCGCGGTCTCGATCTCCTTGACGACCGCGGCGGCGTCCTCCTGCCGGGAGCGGTAGTTGACGGCGACGGCCGCCCCCTGCTCGGCCAGGGCCAGGGCGATGGCCCGGCCGATGCCGCGTGAGGCACCGGTGACCAGGGCGGTGCGGTCCTTCAGCTTCATCTGTCTCTTCCCGTTTCTGCTACGAGGTGGGCGGCGGCTGCCGGGGCCCGCGCGGACAGGGGCCGCACCCCGGCCGGCCGCTGGCAGGGGAGGGGCGGGAGGCGACAGGTGGTGCGCGGGACGCCGCCTGCCCGCACACCACCGGCCGGGTGGGGTCAGGCGGCGTTCTGCGCCGCGGCCCGCTCGGTCAGCAGGTCGGTCAGGTTCTGCACGGTGAACAGGCCCAGCACGCCCTCGGCGGTCAGCGGCTCGGCGAGCTGGCTGCGGTCGAACTGCGGCAGGACCTTCTCCAGGTGGGTGAGGCCGGTGTCGTTGACGACCTCGTTCTCGTCACCGAACTCCTCGTCGGGGATGCCGCCCTGGAGCAGCGCGGCGATGTCGGCCACGGTGATCTTCACCTTGGTGGCGCGCTCGATGCGGAAGAGGATGTCGAGCAGGTCGATCGACTCGGCGCCCAGCTGTCCGAGCAGGGTCGCCTCGGCAACCGCCTCGGACTCGTCGATGCCGAGGGCGTCGGCGATGGCGGCCTGGACCGCATGGAAGTAGTCGGTCGAGGTGGAAGTCAGGGTTTCGGACACCGTTGGCTGCCTTTCGGATGGGTCGTTCTCCGGTGCCGGCACCGGAGGCCGGCACCGGACGGACGGGAACGGGAGAGGGAAGAAGGAGAAGAGGGAACAGGACGGGAGCAGGACGAGCAGGACGAGCAGGACGAGCAGGACGGGCAGGGGGAGCAGGTGCGGGGGCGGGGGGCGGGGGCCCGTGGGTCGGGGGCCGCCCCGCGCGGCGGGTCAGGCGGCGGCGTCAGGGGCGGACTCCTGCCTCAGCTCGCGCAGCAGCGCGGTGATGCGGCGCGCGTCGTGGGTGCTGCGCACCACGGAGTGGACGCCGGTGCGGTTGGCGAAGCCGCTCAGCACCCGGCCGGGGCCGGCCTCGAGGCAGCCGCCCGTCCCGTGCGCTCCCGCGGCGCCCAGCACGTCCACCCAGCGCACCGGCCCGGCCAGCTGACGGCGCAGCAGGTCCCGGGCGTGCGCGCCGTCGCGCACCAGGGTGCCGGTGACCGAGCTGATCACCGGCAGCCGGGGTGCGGCGAAGGTGACGCGCTCCAGTTCGGCGGCGAACTCGTCCTCGATCGCCCGCATCAGCGAGCAGTGGAAGGGCGCCGAGACCTTCAGCGCCACCACCCGTTCGGCGCCGGCCGCCAGCGCGCGGCGGGCGGCCTCCTCGACCGCCGCGCGCTGCCCGGAGATCACCGTCTGGCCCGGCTCGTTGTAGTTGGCGATCTCCACCACGCCCAGCGGGGCACAGCCGGCGCAGATCTCCTCGATCCGGGCGGGGTCGAGGCCCAGTACGGCCGTCATCGCCCCGCCGGCCCGGCGCGAGACGCCGGCCATCAGCTCGCCGCGGCGGCGCACCAGCCGCAGCGCCTCGTCGGCGCCCAGCACCCCGGCGGCGACCAGCGCCGTGTACTCGCCCAGGCTGTGCCCGGCCACCACGGCCGGCACGAACCCGGCCTCCTCGCGCAGCACTTCGAGCACCGCGAGGCTGGTGGCGACGATGGCGGGCTGGGCAATCTCGGTCGGGGCCAGCTCCTCCTCCCCCGCCGTGCTGCACAGCGCGGTCAGCGGCAGGCCGGTGGCGTCCTGCGCGCGCGCCAGGACGCGTCCGGCGGTGCGGGGGTGCTCACGCAGCAGATGCCCGGCCATGCCCGCGCGCTGCGAGCCCTGCCCGGGAAACATCGTGAAGAAATTGTCGATCATCCCCGTTCCTGCCTCACTGAGTTGACGAAAGCGCCGGAGAAAGGTCATCGAGCCGTCGGCGAGCGGATCTCGATTCTGTGAATCTGGCACGGAGTTCTGGCGCATTCCTCGAATGCGTCTGGACCGGCACCACCGCGCGGGATTTCCTCCACCGGATTCCCCCGTCCCCGGGGGGCGCTTTTCCCGCCGGGGTCCGCCGGGATTCCACCCGGATTCCACCCGGGCCGGGCTTTCCGCCCCGCCCCCCTTGACCGAGTTAGTGATCAACCACTAACTTTCGGTCATGGTGAGGATGAGTGCAGACGAGCGGCGCGAGAGCGTCATCCGCGCGGCCCTGAGCGAGTTCGCCCGGGGCGGGTACGACGGCACCTCCACCGAGGCCGTCGCCCGGCGCGCGGGGGTGTCGCAGCCGTACCTCTTCCGCCTCTTCGCGGGCAAGCGGGCGCTGTTCCTCGCGGCGGCGCGGCGCTGCCTGGCCGACACCACACGGCTGTTCGCCGAGGCGACCGAGGGGCTGAGCGGCGAGGAGGCGCTGGGCGCGATGGCCAACGCGTACACCCGCGTCATTCTCAAGGAACCGGAACGGCTGCTGATGCAGATGCAGGTGTACGTCGCGGTGGCGGCGTGCGAGGCGCGGGGCGACGCCGGGTTCGGCGAGGCGGTCCGCGCCGAGTGGCAGCGGCTGTGGGACACCGTCCATCTGCCGCTCGGCGCGGACACCGGCCGGACCACCACGTTCATGGCGTACGGGATGCTGGTCAACGTCCTGGTCTCCCTGGGGTTTCCGCCCGACCACCCGGTCTGGGACGGCCTGTACCCGGCGGCACGGGCCGCGGCGCGGCCGTCGGCGCCGCAGCGGGCGGCTCCGCCGGACTGACCCGGAGGCGGTGCGGGGTTTCGGCCGGGGGTGTTTCCTGGCGGGGCGTCCATGTCGTTGCTTCGGGTCCTGTTGCGGTTCGGTGCCATCCCGGGGAGCCGGCCCTGGGTGCGGTGTTCCGGGCGGGCTCCGGCGCGTGGGCGGGGCGGGTGCGGTCGGTCCCGGCGTGGATCGTGAGGCCGTGCCCTGCGGGGCGTGAACGCGGGCCGTGGCGGCGGGGAGTTGAGGGTGCGGCCGAGGTCCCGGAAGTGCCGTATCGGGGCGGGGCGGGCGCCGTGGCCGGCCGGTGGCTTCGGGAACGGGCCGGGGTACGCAGGCGGGGGTGCTCGGGCGGGCCCCCTCGACGGCTGCGGCAGGCGGGCGCTCCGGCCGCCGCTGCCCTCCCCGGCGGGAGCGCGGCCCGGGGCCGATGCCTCGGCGGCCGACGCGCGCGGGCGGCCGGGTCCGGAGCGCTCGGGTCCGGAGCGCTCGGGCGCGCCCCGGACCGGAGGCGGAGCCCGGACCGGAGTGCGCCCCGGACCGGAGTGCGCCCTGGAGCAGAGTGCGCCCTGGAGCAGAGTGCGCCCCTGTCCGAGTTGCACCCCTGGCCAGGGCGCGCCCCCGACCGGCCCGGGGCCCGGGCCGGGCCGGGGCGTTGGCCCAGGACGGTGCGGGCCTGGGGCCGGTGCACGGCGGTTCGGGCCTGGGACGGGTCCACGGTGCTGCCGGCCTGGGGTCAGCCCAGCGGGGTTCGGGCCTGGCATCAGCCCATTGGGGTTCGGGCCCGGGGCCGGTCCACCATGGCGCGGCCCAGAGCCGGCCCGCAGTGACACGAACCCGGAGGCGACCCACCGGGGTACGGGCCCGGGCCGGTCCGCGATGGCACGAACCCGGGGCCGGACCACCGGAGTTCGGGCCCGGGGCCGGTCCACCATGGCGCGGCCCAGAGCCGGCTCGCAGTGACACGAACCCGGAGGCGACCCACCGGGGTACGGGCCCGGGGCCGGTCCGCGATGGCACGAACCCGGGGCCGGACCAACGGAGTTCGGGCCCGGCGTCAGTCCACGGTGGTGCGGGGGGCGGGGACCGGGTGGTCCGGGCGGGTCTCGCGGGCCCAGCGGGTGCCGTAGGAGACCTGGCCCTTCTCGGCCGCGGCGAAGGCCTTGGTGTTCCAGTTCTTGCGCATGAACGCCTCGCGCGCCCGGATCAGCAGCGGATTCTCCACCGCGCCCATCCGCCCGATCCGCCACGCGATCCGCTGCAGCGGCGCGGTGCGGGCGCGGCGCTCCTGCTCGTAGCGGCGCAGCGCCGCGACCGGGTCG
This portion of the Streptomyces sp. NBC_01571 genome encodes:
- a CDS encoding acyl carrier protein; translated protein: MSETLTSTSTDYFHAVQAAIADALGIDESEAVAEATLLGQLGAESIDLLDILFRIERATKVKITVADIAALLQGGIPDEEFGDENEVVNDTGLTHLEKVLPQFDRSQLAEPLTAEGVLGLFTVQNLTDLLTERAAAQNAA
- a CDS encoding TetR/AcrR family transcriptional regulator yields the protein MVRMSADERRESVIRAALSEFARGGYDGTSTEAVARRAGVSQPYLFRLFAGKRALFLAAARRCLADTTRLFAEATEGLSGEEALGAMANAYTRVILKEPERLLMQMQVYVAVAACEARGDAGFGEAVRAEWQRLWDTVHLPLGADTGRTTTFMAYGMLVNVLVSLGFPPDHPVWDGLYPAARAAARPSAPQRAAPPD
- a CDS encoding 3-hydroxylacyl-ACP dehydratase: MRFHLIDRIETWTPREHITARKVTSVDETYWQDTGSGPALPFGLALEALCQSATWLIMLSTDHRLRAALLAVGEATAHRAVRPGEVLRMRATIESMTEEAALLDGTVTADGEDVLSASGILCALIDAERLDDPADTRRMAHQLQGGGPVG
- a CDS encoding SDR family NAD(P)-dependent oxidoreductase, whose protein sequence is MKLKDRTALVTGASRGIGRAIALALAEQGAAVAVNYRSRQEDAAAVVKEIETAGGRAVAIGADVADPQQAARLVQEATRLLGSLDVLVNNAGTSDDGLIYDAPPDAWLNVMKVNFGGAYHCTHAVMEQFMAHGDATIVNISSAMGERGWIGQANYSASKGALNSFTRCAAIELARFGVRVNAVLAGFTPTDLVDGVMQRDGGRSIKRQIPLRRFATVEQVAAAAVFLAGPDSGYTTGELLCVDGGFSAQLGIGRP
- the fabD gene encoding ACP S-malonyltransferase, with translation MIDNFFTMFPGQGSQRAGMAGHLLREHPRTAGRVLARAQDATGLPLTALCSTAGEEELAPTEIAQPAIVATSLAVLEVLREEAGFVPAVVAGHSLGEYTALVAAGVLGADEALRLVRRRGELMAGVSRRAGGAMTAVLGLDPARIEEICAGCAPLGVVEIANYNEPGQTVISGQRAAVEEAARRALAAGAERVVALKVSAPFHCSLMRAIEDEFAAELERVTFAAPRLPVISSVTGTLVRDGAHARDLLRRQLAGPVRWVDVLGAAGAHGTGGCLEAGPGRVLSGFANRTGVHSVVRSTHDARRITALLRELRQESAPDAAA
- a CDS encoding beta-ketoacyl synthase; translated protein: MTRVAITGVGAVTPLGNDADSTWQSLAAGRSGVGPLTTFDASGFPVRIAAQVKDFDAATAIPARVGRKHLSRVGQFGVAAAWEALRNAGADELGEDVYPFDERGVAMGASVGRPELQALLDVGHLRATTGRPDAFLCHPPAVTLTDDQNVPLSAMARMMSATGPMIGISTACSGSGHAIGEAFRAIQEGDAQLMVAGGYDSLTTWLDLLGFSLLGALTDRHNDDPEHASRPFDADRSGFVVGEGAVAVVLEDLDAARERGAPVLGEVLGYGSTLNAWRITDSPPDGSGAIQAMQAALAESGVGTGGIDYVVAHGTSTHGNDQSETVAIKKVFADDARRLVVSAPKSMAGHLTSASLGLGVLAALGAIRHRLVPPTVNLDQPDRGLDLDYVPHTARPMPVDAALINAFAFGGSNTSLVIGAPREDT
- a CDS encoding 3-hydroxyacyl-ACP dehydratase FabZ family protein is translated as MTTTAPQTAPQGAATTAPQTATAPQTATTPQTAAVAQAPAGTGGLPAFDRLLELAEGERAVAVRNVPATLACFTAHFPRHPVLPGVLLLESLAALARTAAGPGAWRLAGVRGVRFKHFVGPGDQVHLTVEVSEHSRQRTECRATARVEGRVVATVRALTLVSATTTWEGTA
- a CDS encoding beta-ketoacyl synthase, whose translation is MSEQRRRVMVTGIGLMTAIGQSAAETWDSLLEGRCGIGPLRAYDPAPLRTGIGAEIHGFDPTRWAGRRTLRMLCRGDQLALAGATLALRDAGLDGESDLGQRTGLFLGSNKEMPRMDELIAQLQAVRADDGTPDLHLLGRTASSVVAPLFFVEGLQPAAAFHISEKYGIRGANAYFAGTADSGAMAIGRAMRTVRRGEADVVLAGGYDDATGWWAMSKMDGLGVLSTRTDLGQEAFRPFDRDRSGSVFGEGAALLVLEERAHALARGAHCYAEVTGFGAGNDCVRPPSPQPRARGLARAITRALRDAERPFPDGGYIAAHGCATPQGDASETVALHDALGTAAKSAQISSVKPQTGHLVGGAGALNAAVAALALDSGTVPATLNLHRPAPECDLDYVPLSPRHTRPDSALALARGLEGQAVAVALGRPS